Proteins from one Hyperolius riggenbachi isolate aHypRig1 chromosome 4, aHypRig1.pri, whole genome shotgun sequence genomic window:
- the LOC137570927 gene encoding uncharacterized protein, whose translation ISSSSSSISSSSSSSSSSSSSSSSSSSSSSSSSSSSSSSSSSSSSSSSSSSSSSSSSSSSSSSSSSSSSSSSSSSSSSSSSSSSSSSSSSSSSSSSSSSSSSSSSSSSSSSSSSSSSSSSSSSSSSSSSSSSSSSSSSSSSSSSSSSSSSSSSSSSSSSSSSSSSSSSSYSSSSSSSSSSSSSSSSSSSSSSSSSSSSSSSSSSSSSSSSSSSSSSSSSSSSSSSSSSSSSSSSSSSSSSSSSSSSSSSSSSSSSSSSSSSSSSSSSSSSSSSSSSSSSSSSSSSSSSSSSSSSSSSSSSSSSSSSSSSSSSSSSSSSSSSSSSSSSSSSSSSSSSSSSSSSSSSSI comes from the coding sequence atatcttcttcttcttcttctatatcttcttcttcttcttcatcttcttcttcttcttcttcatcttcttcatcttcatcttcttcatcttcatcttcttcatcttcttcatcttcatcttcttcatcttcttcttcatcttcttcatcttcttcatcttcatcttcttcatcttcttcttcatcttcttcatcttcatcttcttcatcttcttcttcttcttcttcttcatcttcttcttcatcttcttcatcttcttcttcatcttcttcatcttcatcttcttcatcttcttcttcatcttcttcatcttcttcatcttcatcttcttcatcttcttcttcatcttcttcatcttcatcttcttcatcttcttcttcttcttcttcttcttcatcttcttcttcatcttcttcatcttcttcttcatcttcttcatcttcatcttcttcatcttcttcatcttcatcttcttcatcttcttcttcatcttcttcatcttcttcatattcatcttcttcatcttcttcttcatcttcttcatcttcatcttcttcatcttcttcttcttcttcttcttcttcttcttcttcttcttcttcttcttcatcttcttcatcttcttcttcatcttcttcatcttcatcttcttcatcttcatcttcatcttcatcttcttcatcttcttcttcatcttcttcttcttcttcttcttcttcttcttcatcttcttcttcatcttcttcttcatcttcttcttcatcttcttcatcttcatcttcatcttcttcatcttcttcatcttcttcttcatcttcttcatcttcttcttcatcttcttcatcttcatcttcttcatcttcttcttcttcttcttcttcttcttcttcttcttcttcttcttcttcttcttcatcttcttcttcatcttcttcatcttcttcttcatcttcttcttcatcttcttcatcttcttcttcatcttcttcatcttcttcttcatcttcttcatcttcttcttcttcttcatcttcttctata